A stretch of Geobacter sp. DNA encodes these proteins:
- a CDS encoding ferredoxin, with product MAKEPFVEQDMCIGCGICINNLPDVFHLNDHGKAECFDPNGATEEEIQLQAIAACPVTCIFWKETCVC from the coding sequence ATGGCAAAAGAACCATTTGTTGAACAAGACATGTGTATTGGTTGCGGAATTTGTATCAACAACCTCCCCGACGTATTCCATTTGAACGATCATGGCAAAGCAGAATGTTTTGATCCAAATGGTGCTACGGAAGAGGAAATTCAACTTCAGGCCATTGCAGCCTGCCCAGTAACTTGCATCTTCTGGAAGGAAACTTGCGTCTGCTAG
- a CDS encoding nitric-oxide reductase large subunit, with protein MTDKILPIETLSPWWRNALILVMIMGFTILIWLAVRSYQDAPPIPGKVVGPAGETVFTRNDILAGQQVFLKYGLMENGTVWGHGAYLGPDFSAEYLHALSVDIGSMLAQQRFKRNLQDLSNNERDLINAETAQWLKQNRYDSQTETLPITQIESASYRQQITKWAEYFSVPAGNAGLPAKYIKAPVELEQLTAFFAWTAWASVVNRPGQTYSYTNNFPYDPVVGNTPTSDAVLWSAFSLISLLAGTAAVLFACGKFDFLGWKEKGEHVHPQMLPGVTTKSQRATIKYFLVAVLLFLIQALVGGATVHYRADPAGFLGIDLSTLLPSNIVRTWHLQLSIFWIATAYVAGGLFLAPSLGGKDPKGQVGGINLLFCALVLVVTGSLVGELLGINQLLGKFWFWFGHQGWEYLDLGRAWQIMLAAGLAGWVVLLFRAIAPARCDSEQSEISSLFLYAAIAIPLFYLPAMFFGSTSHFSVVDTWRFWIIHLWVEGFFEVFVTVMVALIFYKLGIVSHKTAARVVYLDAILYLGSGIVGTGHHWYWTGQANITMALAAVFSAMEVVPLTLLTLDAWDFVKLTKGNCDICNKSIAIPHKWTFYFLIAVGFWNFVGAGVFGFLINLPIISYFEVGTMLTPNHGHAAMMGVFGMLAVALIVFALRQVLTDEQWVRPEKFIKVSFWGLNIGLALMVVTNLFPGGVLQFIDVLKNGYWHARGAGFLQGKIPRMIEWLRMPGDLVFVGLGVFPLLVASVLTWRTMKRISPM; from the coding sequence ATGACTGATAAAATACTGCCGATTGAAACTCTCTCCCCTTGGTGGAGAAATGCCCTAATCCTTGTCATGATCATGGGCTTCACGATTTTGATCTGGTTGGCAGTTAGAAGTTATCAGGACGCCCCGCCAATCCCGGGTAAAGTTGTTGGACCTGCTGGTGAGACGGTCTTCACCCGAAATGACATTCTTGCCGGCCAACAGGTGTTTCTCAAGTACGGCCTGATGGAAAACGGGACTGTCTGGGGGCATGGTGCATACCTCGGGCCAGATTTTTCAGCCGAGTATCTCCATGCGCTTTCCGTCGATATTGGATCGATGCTTGCCCAACAACGATTCAAGCGTAACTTGCAGGATCTCTCCAACAACGAACGTGATCTGATTAATGCGGAAACCGCACAATGGCTTAAACAGAACCGTTATGATTCACAAACAGAAACATTACCCATCACCCAGATTGAGTCTGCTTCGTACCGACAGCAAATAACGAAATGGGCAGAGTATTTTTCCGTGCCAGCTGGGAATGCCGGTCTTCCGGCAAAGTACATCAAAGCCCCGGTTGAACTTGAGCAGCTCACGGCTTTTTTTGCTTGGACAGCCTGGGCATCAGTCGTCAACCGTCCCGGCCAGACATATTCCTACACTAATAACTTCCCCTACGACCCGGTGGTCGGCAACACACCGACCAGCGACGCGGTCTTGTGGAGCGCCTTCTCTCTGATCTCGCTCCTGGCCGGGACCGCCGCCGTCCTGTTTGCCTGTGGTAAGTTCGATTTTCTGGGGTGGAAGGAAAAGGGGGAGCATGTTCATCCGCAGATGCTGCCCGGTGTTACTACGAAAAGCCAGCGGGCAACCATCAAGTATTTTCTAGTTGCAGTACTCCTCTTTTTAATTCAGGCGTTGGTTGGCGGTGCCACGGTACATTACCGGGCAGACCCGGCCGGTTTTTTGGGTATTGATCTCTCGACGCTACTTCCGAGCAATATTGTCCGGACCTGGCACTTACAGTTGTCGATTTTCTGGATCGCGACCGCCTATGTCGCCGGCGGCTTGTTCCTCGCACCATCTCTGGGCGGGAAGGATCCCAAAGGGCAGGTAGGCGGTATTAATCTGTTATTTTGCGCTTTAGTTTTGGTCGTTACCGGAAGTCTTGTGGGGGAGTTGCTCGGCATTAACCAGCTCCTTGGCAAATTCTGGTTCTGGTTCGGGCACCAGGGGTGGGAGTACCTGGACCTTGGACGCGCCTGGCAGATAATGTTGGCTGCAGGTCTGGCAGGATGGGTCGTTCTGTTGTTCAGGGCGATAGCGCCTGCAAGGTGTGATAGCGAACAGAGCGAAATTTCATCTTTGTTTCTGTACGCGGCTATCGCTATTCCACTCTTCTATCTTCCCGCCATGTTCTTTGGAAGCACCAGCCATTTCTCAGTTGTCGATACCTGGCGGTTCTGGATCATCCATCTTTGGGTAGAGGGTTTCTTTGAAGTCTTCGTAACAGTCATGGTGGCCCTCATCTTCTACAAGCTCGGCATTGTTTCCCATAAGACGGCGGCCCGGGTCGTTTACCTGGATGCAATACTCTACCTGGGGAGCGGCATTGTCGGTACTGGTCACCACTGGTACTGGACTGGGCAAGCGAACATCACCATGGCACTTGCAGCGGTCTTCTCCGCCATGGAAGTGGTGCCGCTTACTCTTTTAACTTTGGATGCTTGGGACTTCGTCAAACTGACCAAAGGGAATTGCGATATCTGCAACAAGTCCATCGCAATACCACACAAATGGACCTTTTACTTTCTGATTGCCGTCGGTTTCTGGAATTTTGTTGGCGCCGGCGTCTTCGGCTTTCTCATCAATCTCCCTATTATCAGTTACTTCGAGGTTGGCACCATGCTCACGCCAAACCATGGGCACGCGGCAATGATGGGGGTATTCGGCATGCTCGCCGTTGCTCTGATAGTTTTTGCCTTGCGGCAGGTGTTGACTGATGAACAATGGGTACGTCCGGAAAAATTCATCAAAGTTTCCTTCTGGGGTCTAAACATCGGCCTGGCTCTGATGGTAGTGACCAATTTATTTCCCGGCGGGGTGCTCCAGTTTATTGACGTCCTCAAAAATGGTTACTGGCATGCCCGAGGGGCGGGGTTTCTGCAAGGTAAAATCCCTCGCATGATTGAATGGCTGCGTATGCCAGGTGACCTTGTCTTTGTCGGTCTGGGTGTATTTCCATTGCTTGTTGCGTCGGTCCTGACCTGGCGAACCATGAAGAGAATATCACCAATGTGA
- a CDS encoding antibiotic biosynthesis monooxygenase produces MFVVIINFPPIKEGKDAAFREWFADTNKEFGNFKGFIGRRLLKPMESGNYAAIVEHESRESFMVMHESPAHIEAGKRVGLLFDGSASPKFYEVIIG; encoded by the coding sequence ATGTTTGTTGTCATTATCAATTTCCCACCCATTAAAGAGGGAAAGGATGCCGCTTTCAGGGAGTGGTTTGCAGATACAAACAAGGAGTTTGGGAATTTCAAAGGATTTATTGGGCGGCGCCTTTTAAAGCCCATGGAGAGTGGCAACTATGCGGCCATTGTGGAGCACGAGAGCCGGGAAAGCTTCATGGTCATGCATGAGAGCCCGGCCCACATCGAAGCTGGCAAGCGCGTCGGACTATTGTTCGACGGCAGCGCATCTCCCAAGTTTTACGAAGTAATTATTGGGTAA
- a CDS encoding rubredoxin, whose product MKSWQCTICQYVYDPAVGDMEHGIAPGTAFEDLPAEWVCPECGAGKDSFEEL is encoded by the coding sequence ATGAAGAGTTGGCAATGTACCATCTGCCAGTATGTGTATGATCCGGCTGTCGGAGACATGGAGCATGGGATTGCACCCGGAACCGCTTTCGAAGATCTTCCGGCTGAGTGGGTCTGCCCTGAGTGTGGTGCCGGAAAAGATTCCTTTGAGGAGCTATAA